One Peromyscus leucopus breed LL Stock chromosome 14, UCI_PerLeu_2.1, whole genome shotgun sequence genomic window carries:
- the Tmem30b gene encoding cell cycle control protein 50B, producing the protein MTWSVSARGAHQPDNTAFTQQRLPAWQPLLSAGITLPLFFCAGLAFIGLGLGLFYSSNGIKELEYDYTGNPGTTGNCSLCAAEGQGRAPPPNCSCAWYFSLPELFPGPVYLYYELSNFYQNNRRYGVSRDDAQLSGLASALRQPANECAPYQFSATGLPIAPCGAIANSLFNDSFSLWHQRQPGGPYVEVPLDRTAIAWWTDYHVKFRNPPLVNGSLALAFRGTAPPPNWHRPVYELSPDPNNTGFINQDFVVWMRTAALPTFRKLYARIRQGNYSAGLPRGAYRVNITYNYPVLAFGGHKLIIFSNISWMGGKNPFLGIAYLVVGSLCILMGFVMLVVYIRYQDQDDDDNDDE; encoded by the coding sequence ATGACCTGGAGCGTCTCGGCGCGGGGCGCGCACCAGCCCGACAACACGGCCTTCACGCAGCAGCGCCTCCCGGCCTGGCAGCCGCTGCTCTCGGCCGGCATCACGCTGCCGCTCTTCTTCTGCGCCGGCCTGGCTTTCATCGGCCTGGGCCTAGGCCTCTTCTACTCCTCCAACGGCATCAAGGAGCTGGAGTACGACTACACCGGCAACCCCGGCACCACCGGCAACTGCTCGCTGTGCGCCGCCGAGGGCCAGGGCCGCGCGCCGCCGCCCAACTGCTCGTGCGCCTGGTACTTCTCGCTGCCCGAGCTCTTCCCGGGCCCCGTCTACCTCTACTACGAGCTGTCCAACTTCTACCAGAACAACCGGCGCTACGGCGTGTCCCGCGACGACGCGCAGCTCAGCGGCCTGGCCAGCGCGCTGCGCCAACCGGCCAACGAGTGCGCCCCCTACCAGTTCAGCGCCACCGGGCTGCCCATCGCGCCCTGCGGCGCCATCGCCAACAGCCTCTTCAACGACTCCTTCTCGCTGTGGCACCAGCGCCAGCCCGGGGGACCCTACGTCGAGGTGCCCCTCGACCGCACCGCCATCGCCTGGTGGACCGACTACCACGTCAAGTTCCGCAACCCGCCGCTGGTGAACGGCAGCCTGGCGCTGGCCTTCCGCGGCACGGCGCCACCGCCCAACTGGCACCGGCCGGTTTACGAGCTCAGTCCCGATCCCAACAACACCGGCTTCATCAACCAGGACTTCGTGGTGTGGATGCGCACGGCGGCGCTGCCCACGTTCCGCAAGCTCTATGCGCGCATCCGTCAGGGCAACTACTCGGCGGGCCTGCCCCGGGGTGCCTACCGCGTCAACATCACCTACAACTACCCGGTGCTCGCCTTCGGCGGCCACAAGCTCATCATCTTTAGCAACATCTCGTGGATGGGTGGGAAGAACCCTTTCCTGGGCATCGCTTACCTGGTTGTCGGCTCCCTCTGCATCCTCATGGGCTTTGTCATGCTGGTGGTCTACATTCGCTACCAGGACCAGGATGACGACGACAACGATGACGAGTGA